AAAAAAATACAATTTATTCATAGTTTCATAAATTTAATCGTGCAAGATAAAAAAATATTAGAAATTATATGAATATGTTTTTTTTACAGTAAAAGTTAAACTATGCTTAAGAAATATATTTGGCTAATATAATATTTTTTGAAAAAAGTACTGAAACTCAATAGTTATCGCGCTTAGCTATTGTATAATACAAATTGAGGTGATGAACGCATGATTAATACACCATATACTTTTCAGGATACGGATGCATTCAAAAGTACTGAACGCTTAATTATAAAGGGACGCTTTTTTGCGACGGCGGTGTCAGATTCGTTTGATACATTTAAACCGAAGAAAAGAAAAATACATAAAATTCTAAATATTAAAAATAAATTATTGGTGCCAGAACTATTGGCCGTTAAAAAGGAAAGAATGTCTAAGTCAGTTTTTGCTTTCTTTCGTGGGACCGTTGATGTAATGCACTACGATCTGTCACGCAACGAAAATAGTGGTATCAAAGTTCTAGTGGGTGGGGATGCTCATTTAGGTAATTTTGGCTTCTACGGCTCTTCTGAGGGACAATTGTTATTTGATATGAATGACTTTGATGAAGCCCACTTGGGTCATTGGGAATATGACTTGAAACGCTTGTTAGTTAGCGCTTTGCTTGTAGCCAGATCACATAATTTTGATGAAACCGATGTGCAAGAGTACTTATTGACGGTAGTAGATACTTATTTTGACACCTTAAAGCACATGACTAAGATTTCAGAGATGAAACGATTTATTCTCCCTAACACGCTTCAAAATATTACGGAGATATTTGGAAAGCTTAAAGATAATGAAGAATATTTTCAGGATTCTTTCAATAGTATGATTGCTAAGAGTATCAAAAAGGCTCAAAGAAGCAACTCTAATTTGGTAATTGAGAAATATACTGAAGTCAATGACGATGGTGAACGCCTCTTTGTGGAGAATAAGCCAGTTACGCAACATATTAGTAAAAAAGATTACCAAAGTGTGTCTAAAGGATACGAAAAATACAAGAAAAACCAACGTAGCGATGTTAGACTATTCTTAGAGGACTTTAAAATTATTGATATTGTTCGTCATAGTGTTGGAGTCGGTAGTGTTGGTACGCTTTGCTATTTGATTCTTCTACGAGATTTGGATAGTAA
This sequence is a window from Companilactobacillus alimentarius DSM 20249. Protein-coding genes within it:
- a CDS encoding DUF2252 domain-containing protein; amino-acid sequence: MINTPYTFQDTDAFKSTERLIIKGRFFATAVSDSFDTFKPKKRKIHKILNIKNKLLVPELLAVKKERMSKSVFAFFRGTVDVMHYDLSRNENSGIKVLVGGDAHLGNFGFYGSSEGQLLFDMNDFDEAHLGHWEYDLKRLLVSALLVARSHNFDETDVQEYLLTVVDTYFDTLKHMTKISEMKRFILPNTLQNITEIFGKLKDNEEYFQDSFNSMIAKSIKKAQRSNSNLVIEKYTEVNDDGERLFVENKPVTQHISKKDYQSVSKGYEKYKKNQRSDVRLFLEDFKIIDIVRHSVGVGSVGTLCYLILLRDLDSNYLVLQAKQALPIYNNDELYFDDKISQGQNIVNSQLILQSASDPFLGAFDTEQYSFYMRQFKDMKSSINLDKLDFESFKDYTKVCVILLARAHSHSPNYPLIIGFGAEYSDIANSLMNFTNSYAQQVEYDFESFKKDLKDEG